From a region of the Bradyrhizobium manausense genome:
- a CDS encoding MFS transporter has translation MASEIQTRVLRKITWRIVPFIMLLYFVAFIDRVNIGFASLTMNKDIGLSPTVYGFGAGIFFWGYFLFEVPSNIILHKVGARIWIARVMITWGLVSAAMAFVQGATSFYVLRFLLGVAEAGFFPGIILYLSYWFPARQRAAVTALFMAAAPLSTVLGSPVSGALLQMDGLFGFKGWQWLFVLEAVPAVLLGFVVLAFLTDRPEKAKWLAEDERRWLVETMNEETTSKAATASHSIWRGLADPRVLALSLIYFGTSAGLYTLGVWAPQIIKQFGLSSLQVGFLNALPATAAVVAMVLWARHSDRTGERTWHVVWACLIAAAGLAYAGLASGVVAVLVALALVNIGISSAKPPLWSMPTLFLSGPAAAAGIATINSIGNLGGFVGPAMIGWIKDRTGSFVGGLYFVCGLLVLSAVLTLLLSRAKPASSEPVPQAH, from the coding sequence GTGGCGAGCGAGATTCAGACGCGCGTGCTGCGCAAGATTACCTGGCGCATCGTTCCCTTCATCATGCTGCTCTACTTCGTGGCCTTCATCGACCGCGTCAATATCGGCTTCGCCTCGCTGACGATGAACAAGGACATCGGCCTGTCGCCGACCGTCTACGGCTTTGGTGCCGGCATCTTCTTCTGGGGCTATTTCCTGTTCGAGGTGCCCTCCAACATCATCCTGCACAAGGTCGGCGCGCGGATCTGGATCGCGCGGGTGATGATCACCTGGGGTCTCGTCTCGGCCGCGATGGCGTTCGTGCAGGGTGCGACCAGCTTCTACGTCCTGCGCTTCCTGCTCGGCGTCGCGGAAGCTGGTTTCTTCCCCGGCATCATCCTCTATCTCTCCTACTGGTTCCCGGCGCGCCAGCGTGCCGCGGTGACAGCGTTGTTCATGGCGGCCGCGCCGCTCTCGACCGTGCTGGGCTCGCCAGTCTCCGGCGCGCTGCTGCAGATGGACGGACTATTCGGATTCAAGGGCTGGCAATGGCTGTTCGTGCTCGAAGCGGTGCCTGCCGTACTGCTCGGCTTCGTCGTGCTGGCGTTCCTCACCGACCGGCCCGAGAAAGCAAAGTGGCTTGCGGAAGACGAGCGCCGCTGGCTGGTCGAGACCATGAACGAGGAGACCACCAGCAAGGCCGCGACCGCGAGCCACAGCATCTGGCGCGGGCTCGCCGATCCCCGCGTGCTGGCGCTGTCACTGATCTATTTCGGCACCTCGGCCGGCCTCTACACGCTCGGCGTCTGGGCGCCCCAGATCATCAAGCAGTTCGGTCTGTCATCGCTCCAGGTCGGATTCCTCAATGCGCTGCCGGCAACCGCGGCCGTCGTCGCCATGGTGCTGTGGGCGCGGCACTCGGACCGCACCGGGGAGCGCACGTGGCACGTGGTATGGGCCTGCCTGATCGCCGCAGCGGGCCTCGCCTATGCCGGCCTTGCATCCGGCGTTGTCGCCGTCCTGGTCGCGCTGGCACTCGTCAACATTGGCATCTCCTCGGCAAAACCGCCGCTCTGGAGCATGCCGACGCTATTCCTCTCCGGCCCCGCAGCCGCCGCCGGCATCGCCACCATCAACTCGATCGGCAATCTCGGCGGCTTCGTCGGGCCCGCCATGATCGGCTGGATCAAGGACCGGACCGGCAGTTTTGTCGGCGGGCTCTATTTCGTCTGCGGCCTGCTCGTTCTCTCGGCGGTCCTGACCCTGCTATTGTCGCGCGCGAAACCCGCGTCCAGCGAACCCGTCCCGCAAGCCCACTGA
- a CDS encoding tartrate dehydrogenase, whose translation MRTHSIAAIPADGIGPEVISAGVRVLEALAERSGDLAFNVKTFDWGSDYYKKHGVMMPADGLADLKKFDAIYFGAVGAPDVPDHITLWGLRLPICQGFDQYANVRPTKILPGVASPLRNVGVGDLDWVIVRENSEGEYAGMGGRAHKGLPEEVGTEVAVFTRVGVSRIMRYAFQLAQSRPRKFLTVVTKSNAQRHGMVMWDEIAAEVAAEFPDVTWDKMLVDAMTVRMTLHPKSLDTIVATNLHADILSDLAGALAGSLGVAPTGNIDPQRRFPSMFEPIHGSAFDITGKGIANPVATFWTGAQMLEHLGEKDAAARLMQAVERVCAAGVLTPDVGGKATTREVTDAVIDAIHGSNV comes from the coding sequence ATGCGCACCCATTCGATCGCAGCCATTCCCGCCGACGGCATCGGCCCCGAGGTCATTTCGGCCGGCGTCCGCGTGCTGGAGGCGCTGGCAGAGCGCAGCGGCGATCTCGCCTTCAACGTCAAGACCTTCGACTGGGGCTCGGACTATTACAAGAAGCACGGCGTGATGATGCCGGCCGACGGCCTCGCCGATCTGAAGAAGTTCGACGCGATCTATTTCGGCGCGGTCGGCGCGCCCGATGTGCCCGACCACATCACGCTGTGGGGCCTGCGCCTGCCGATCTGCCAGGGCTTTGACCAATACGCCAACGTGAGGCCGACCAAGATCCTGCCCGGCGTCGCCTCGCCGCTGCGCAACGTCGGCGTTGGCGATCTCGATTGGGTGATCGTGCGCGAGAATTCGGAAGGCGAATATGCCGGCATGGGCGGCCGGGCACACAAGGGCCTGCCGGAAGAGGTCGGCACCGAAGTCGCGGTCTTCACCCGCGTCGGCGTTAGCAGGATCATGCGCTATGCCTTCCAGCTCGCGCAGTCGCGTCCGCGCAAGTTCCTGACGGTGGTGACCAAGTCGAACGCGCAGCGCCATGGCATGGTGATGTGGGACGAGATCGCTGCCGAAGTCGCGGCCGAATTCCCCGACGTGACCTGGGACAAGATGCTGGTCGACGCCATGACCGTGCGCATGACGCTGCACCCGAAGAGCCTCGACACCATCGTGGCGACCAATTTGCACGCCGACATCCTCTCCGACCTCGCCGGCGCGCTGGCGGGGAGCCTCGGCGTTGCGCCGACCGGCAACATCGATCCGCAGCGCCGCTTCCCCTCGATGTTCGAGCCGATCCACGGCTCGGCCTTCGACATCACCGGCAAGGGCATCGCCAATCCGGTCGCGACCTTCTGGACCGGTGCGCAGATGCTCGAACATCTCGGCGAGAAGGATGCCGCTGCACGGCTCATGCAGGCCGTCGAGCGCGTTTGCGCGGCCGGCGTGCTGACGCCAGATGTCGGCGGCAAGGCGACGACGAGGGAAGTGACGGATGCCGTGATCGACGCGATCCACGGCTCGAACGTCTAG
- a CDS encoding tetratricopeptide repeat protein, with the protein MMIRAAIIASVAPVLLLLSPGWPAAAQQPQKANLLESIERCNGKDRIPAQARVAGCTALIDSGDTKPEALALAYNNRGNAYAAAAEYDRAISDFDRAIELASDYVKPLNNRGVAYMRKGAYEDAVKSFDAAIRLDPAYGSAFANRAEAHLKLNQYDRAVLDFDEAIRLDPKLTWATSGRCWTRAVIGDLQAGLDDCDRAIQSGSNDAATYDSRALIHLKMGQFAAAIDDYSSALRLAPNLASALYGRGLARLRQGDNAGGDRDVSAAKLIDLKIADAFARYGVQ; encoded by the coding sequence ATGATGATCAGGGCCGCCATCATCGCCAGCGTCGCGCCCGTCCTCCTGCTGCTGTCGCCCGGTTGGCCGGCGGCCGCGCAGCAGCCACAGAAAGCCAATCTCCTCGAGAGCATTGAGCGGTGCAACGGTAAGGACCGCATTCCGGCCCAGGCCCGGGTCGCCGGCTGCACCGCGCTCATCGATTCGGGTGATACCAAGCCCGAGGCGCTGGCTTTGGCTTACAACAATCGTGGCAACGCTTATGCTGCCGCGGCGGAGTACGACCGTGCGATCAGCGATTTCGATCGCGCGATCGAACTCGCCTCGGACTATGTCAAGCCGCTGAACAATCGCGGCGTCGCCTATATGAGGAAGGGAGCCTATGAGGACGCGGTCAAGTCTTTCGACGCGGCGATCAGGCTCGATCCGGCCTATGGCAGCGCCTTCGCCAACCGCGCGGAAGCGCACCTGAAGCTGAACCAGTATGATCGGGCCGTGCTGGATTTCGACGAGGCCATCCGCCTCGATCCGAAATTGACTTGGGCAACGAGCGGACGCTGCTGGACCCGGGCGGTCATCGGCGATTTGCAGGCTGGGCTCGACGACTGCGACAGGGCAATCCAGTCGGGATCGAATGATGCCGCGACATATGATTCGCGTGCGCTGATCCATTTGAAAATGGGCCAGTTCGCTGCGGCGATTGACGACTACAGCTCGGCGCTACGTCTGGCGCCAAACCTGGCAAGCGCGCTCTATGGACGCGGACTTGCCAGGCTCAGGCAGGGCGACAACGCCGGCGGCGATCGAGACGTCTCGGCAGCAAAGCTTATCGACCTCAAGATCGCGGACGCCTTCGCCCGCTACGGCGTGCAGTAA
- a CDS encoding FecR family protein — MHELRAWPGSYGAAGRIAKSSSRKGRVMCRHAIAVLVTGFILASASGLAAQAQTQINPATSGLDDAAPKPIGRVVAVTGSVSIEHAGAVVVQAKLGDPAAQVRTGDVVYLRDVVRTGADSRININFSDGSSFNLLSNARMTLDEYVYDPNGKSNATFFNLAKGTATFVAGQIAKTGDMKVDTPVATMGIRGTTPHIEISDDGAVKFSTLIEEGKSKLMQRRVTAATPEQGSGPRPNICRGC, encoded by the coding sequence ATGCACGAATTGCGAGCTTGGCCGGGCTCATATGGCGCCGCCGGGCGGATCGCAAAAAGCTCTTCTCGGAAAGGGCGGGTCATGTGCAGGCATGCGATTGCGGTTTTAGTGACTGGTTTCATTTTGGCATCTGCGAGTGGTCTCGCTGCGCAGGCGCAGACCCAGATCAATCCCGCGACAAGCGGCCTCGATGACGCTGCGCCAAAACCCATCGGCAGGGTCGTAGCCGTCACAGGCTCGGTCTCGATCGAGCACGCAGGTGCGGTCGTCGTTCAGGCGAAGCTCGGCGATCCTGCTGCTCAGGTCAGGACCGGCGATGTCGTGTATCTGCGCGATGTGGTCCGAACAGGCGCGGACAGCCGGATCAACATCAATTTCAGCGATGGCTCGTCGTTCAATCTGTTGAGCAACGCGCGCATGACCCTGGATGAGTACGTCTACGACCCGAACGGCAAGTCCAACGCAACGTTCTTCAATCTCGCCAAAGGCACGGCGACCTTTGTCGCCGGCCAGATCGCGAAGACCGGCGACATGAAGGTCGATACGCCCGTTGCAACGATGGGCATTCGAGGCACCACGCCGCACATCGAAATTTCGGATGACGGTGCGGTCAAGTTTTCGACTCTCATCGAGGAGGGCAAGAGCAAGTTGATGCAGAGGCGCGTGACCGCTGCAACGCCCGAGCAGGGGAGCGGTCCCAGGCCAAACATTTGCAGAGGATGCTGA
- a CDS encoding VCBS domain-containing protein, with protein sequence MSVAFGVPQNGAVGPLPLKIIGIVRSASGYVTLTRDDGPAIQVSIGDLVCHRDIIETGADAQLGIRLLDDTLFNVACGARVELREYASASASRSTVIAVTGGSFAFAAGRLANGGTLTVDTPLGSVRGRSHATGFGILTMAALTFSMMEEARGADPDGASFDNDTVTYKDLHHGVFELITKERVPRHIVVDDPGETVVLNKVGSSISVNQVANSAARMEELHEAQQDVLANLTRGPAGSGTPPGVDTLQLQPINFNSDHPIVLQNLIQTLPSVEVPPVQYPLPALNVPGGPTEIDTVKFDATFATTTGTFTASSPLHVVFTYGLSGGTAATTVLSGQTYDLTQASPYGILYLNSASGAYAFVPNADAINALSSPTTTGFVITVSDGQFTTSQTFVVAIDGVNDTALISGNASGAVVEAGGVANAVPGMPTAIGTLTDVDVDNPPNTFTTISSPARSGGSYGTFTMTAGGVWSYTLDNSNSKVQALNVGDTLIDRFTVTSIDGTPQVVTITIQGSNDAAVVSGDTTGSVVEAGASPGTPVATGTLVAADVDSPANTFVPVGTPTASARNYGSFTITTAGVWTYTLDNTNTAVQALNTGDKLTDSFTVITADGTAQTVTITINGSNDAAIISGTATGSVTEAGGVANAAPGTPVATGTLTDIDSDNASNAFIPIITPKTSASGFGTFTMTALGTWTYTLDDNNATVQALNVGATLTDHFIVTTVDGTPQLVTITIRGANDAAIISGTATGSVIEAGVISSGMPVATGTLTDTDVDNPANTFAPVATPTASARGYGSFTMTTTGVWTYTLDNTNTAVQAFNNGDKLTDSFTVTTADGTAQTVTITINGSNDAAVISGTASGSVIEAGGVANATPGTPAATGTLTDVDPDNTFNTFTPVTTPKTSAGGFGTFTMSALGTWSYALDNSNATVQALNVGTTLTDQFTVTTIDGTAKLVTITIHGANDAAIISGTATGSVLEAGVISSGVPVVTGTLTDSDVDNPANTFAPVAISTASAHGYGSFTMTAAGVWAYTLDNTNNAVQALNNGDKLTDSFTVTTVDGTAQTVTITINGSNDAAVISGTVTGSVTEAGGVANGTPGMPTATGTLTDIDPDNTFNTFTPVTTPKASTSGFGTFTMTALGAWAYTLDNSNATVQALNVGATLTDHFTVTTVDGTSQLVTVTIHGANDTAIISGTTTGSVLEAGTFSPGTPIATGTLSDTDVDNPTNTFTAVTSPTDSDSGYGTFTMTASGLWTYTLDNNNGVVDALNVGETLTDHFTVTSIDGTTQEISIAIHGASDADPNDFDNLAVGSTVVSDPPFVYGTPGSDSVAGGGSISQIVYGGAGDDTLNGTGVNDTIYGGSGNDTIKGNNGDDVIYGGSGQDKIDGSNGNDIIIGGFGADKLSGGNGDDVFVYLSVADSRAGRFDTISDFVSGTDKIDLTALGALGFVILALNSTSSSVPPHTIAWIYDSSANETVVYVNSTDQTLQIGDSSLLEVHLQGIATIDSSDFIVDQAAAPVLAVSDTLDPAAATLGDAAVMASSTSDAPIKATNSDGPVSLNGSVTAIDVSSFFDVGRDHGAWSNEITAFAADETATPPSHAEAAVFSLSMEPFKFVFEPSGTDDSIHPKGFGATGMSEPNHPAAFSMPDLLPAIEQHLGNSKAAESPGHISLADTGSALDADVQKGHVNDGNAHSNPPQASEHSHAVMEAPDKSNDQPHSAADDPSPPHGKSQANPPGQGDSFKFLNPAIVSSGMEFLDDHATPPGHQENTAHTPHGHGNVATADDSPLLDDSTHVPPGLAVSHGQHGHAPHDLLV encoded by the coding sequence ATGTCAGTTGCTTTTGGCGTACCCCAGAATGGGGCTGTTGGACCTTTACCCCTCAAGATCATCGGCATCGTACGGAGCGCGTCGGGATACGTCACCCTCACGCGCGATGACGGCCCGGCCATACAGGTCAGCATCGGCGACCTTGTCTGTCACCGCGACATAATCGAAACGGGTGCGGATGCACAACTCGGGATCAGGCTTCTCGACGACACCCTGTTCAACGTCGCCTGCGGGGCTCGCGTCGAACTGCGCGAATACGCCTCTGCTTCCGCATCGCGTTCGACGGTCATCGCAGTCACCGGCGGAAGCTTTGCGTTCGCAGCTGGCCGGCTGGCAAACGGCGGCACCCTGACGGTCGACACACCGCTTGGCAGCGTCCGTGGCCGCTCCCACGCGACCGGATTCGGCATTCTGACGATGGCGGCACTGACCTTCTCGATGATGGAGGAAGCGCGCGGCGCGGACCCTGACGGCGCGTCGTTCGACAACGATACGGTCACTTACAAGGACCTCCATCACGGCGTCTTCGAGCTCATCACCAAAGAGCGGGTGCCGCGTCACATCGTTGTCGATGATCCCGGCGAGACCGTCGTCCTGAACAAGGTCGGCTCCTCGATCAGTGTGAATCAGGTTGCCAACAGCGCGGCCCGCATGGAGGAACTGCACGAAGCTCAACAGGACGTGCTCGCCAATCTCACGCGAGGTCCGGCAGGGTCCGGCACGCCTCCTGGCGTCGACACGCTCCAGCTGCAGCCCATCAACTTCAACTCGGATCACCCGATCGTCCTGCAGAACCTGATTCAGACTCTGCCGTCGGTAGAAGTACCCCCGGTCCAGTACCCGCTGCCCGCACTGAACGTGCCGGGCGGCCCGACCGAGATCGACACGGTCAAGTTCGACGCTACGTTCGCCACGACAACCGGCACTTTCACCGCGAGCAGCCCGCTTCATGTCGTGTTCACCTACGGCCTCAGCGGCGGGACGGCCGCCACCACGGTCCTGAGCGGACAGACATACGATCTCACGCAGGCCAGCCCTTACGGAATCCTCTATCTCAATAGCGCATCCGGCGCCTACGCGTTCGTTCCGAACGCGGATGCGATCAATGCCCTGTCGTCGCCGACGACCACGGGCTTCGTCATCACGGTCTCGGATGGCCAGTTCACGACGAGTCAAACCTTCGTCGTCGCCATTGATGGCGTCAATGACACGGCCCTTATCTCGGGCAACGCCAGTGGGGCAGTGGTGGAGGCGGGTGGTGTCGCCAATGCCGTCCCCGGCATGCCGACCGCAATCGGGACGCTCACCGACGTGGATGTCGACAATCCGCCCAACACCTTCACGACGATCAGCTCACCGGCCAGGAGCGGGGGCAGCTACGGCACCTTCACGATGACGGCCGGCGGCGTGTGGAGCTACACGCTCGACAATAGCAACAGCAAAGTACAGGCCCTGAATGTCGGCGACACGCTGATCGACCGCTTCACTGTAACCAGTATCGACGGCACCCCGCAGGTCGTGACGATCACGATCCAGGGCAGCAACGACGCCGCTGTCGTCTCCGGCGACACGACCGGCTCAGTCGTCGAGGCGGGCGCTTCGCCCGGCACGCCGGTCGCGACGGGCACGCTTGTCGCCGCTGACGTCGACAGCCCGGCCAACACTTTCGTGCCGGTCGGCACGCCCACGGCCAGCGCACGAAACTATGGCAGCTTCACCATCACCACGGCCGGCGTGTGGACCTACACGCTCGACAACACCAATACCGCAGTGCAGGCGCTCAACACTGGCGACAAGCTGACCGACAGCTTCACGGTGATCACGGCCGACGGCACGGCGCAGACGGTGACGATCACCATCAACGGCAGCAATGACGCCGCAATCATTTCCGGAACGGCAACCGGCTCGGTGACCGAGGCCGGCGGCGTGGCCAATGCTGCGCCCGGCACACCGGTTGCGACCGGGACATTGACCGATATCGATTCTGACAATGCATCCAACGCGTTCATCCCGATAATCACGCCGAAGACAAGCGCCAGCGGCTTCGGCACCTTCACCATGACCGCGCTTGGCACGTGGACCTACACACTCGACGATAACAATGCCACGGTGCAGGCGCTCAATGTCGGCGCCACGCTGACCGACCATTTCATCGTAACCACGGTCGACGGCACGCCGCAACTGGTGACGATCACGATCCGCGGCGCGAACGACGCCGCCATCATTTCCGGAACGGCGACGGGTTCGGTGATCGAGGCCGGCGTCATCTCCTCCGGCATGCCGGTCGCGACCGGCACACTTACCGATACCGATGTCGACAATCCCGCCAACACGTTCGCGCCCGTTGCCACACCGACGGCAAGCGCCCGTGGCTACGGCAGCTTCACGATGACCACGACAGGCGTGTGGACTTACACGCTCGATAACACCAATACCGCGGTGCAGGCGTTCAACAACGGCGACAAGCTGACCGACAGCTTCACGGTCACCACGGCTGACGGCACGGCACAGACGGTGACGATCACCATCAATGGCAGCAATGACGCCGCAGTCATTTCCGGAACGGCGAGCGGTTCGGTGATCGAGGCCGGAGGCGTGGCCAACGCTACGCCGGGCACGCCGGCTGCGACCGGAACGTTGACCGACGTCGATCCCGACAACACATTCAACACCTTTACCCCGGTCACCACGCCGAAGACGAGCGCCGGCGGCTTCGGCACCTTCACGATGTCCGCGCTTGGCACATGGAGCTACGCGCTCGACAACAGCAATGCCACCGTGCAGGCGCTCAATGTCGGCACGACGCTGACCGACCAGTTCACCGTGACCACGATCGACGGCACGGCGAAGCTGGTGACGATCACGATCCACGGTGCGAACGACGCCGCCATCATTTCCGGGACGGCGACCGGTTCGGTGCTCGAAGCCGGCGTCATCTCCTCGGGCGTGCCGGTCGTGACCGGCACGCTCACCGATTCCGACGTCGACAATCCCGCCAATACGTTCGCGCCAGTCGCTATATCGACGGCAAGCGCGCATGGCTACGGCAGTTTCACGATGACCGCGGCAGGCGTGTGGGCCTACACGCTCGACAACACCAACAACGCGGTGCAAGCGCTCAACAACGGCGACAAGCTGACCGACAGCTTCACGGTCACCACGGTCGACGGTACGGCGCAGACGGTGACGATCACCATCAACGGCAGCAATGACGCCGCAGTCATTTCCGGAACGGTGACCGGCTCGGTGACCGAGGCCGGAGGCGTGGCCAATGGCACACCCGGCATGCCGACTGCGACCGGAACGTTGACCGATATCGACCCGGACAACACGTTCAACACTTTTACTCCGGTAACCACGCCGAAAGCGAGCACGAGCGGCTTCGGTACCTTCACGATGACCGCGCTTGGCGCATGGGCTTACACGCTCGACAACAGCAACGCTACAGTGCAAGCGCTCAATGTCGGCGCGACGCTGACCGACCATTTCACCGTGACCACGGTCGACGGCACATCGCAGCTGGTGACGGTCACGATCCACGGCGCGAATGACACCGCCATCATTTCCGGAACAACGACGGGCTCGGTGCTTGAAGCCGGCACCTTCTCCCCCGGGACGCCAATCGCGACCGGCACCCTGTCCGATACCGACGTCGACAATCCGACCAATACTTTCACGGCGGTGACCTCGCCGACGGACAGCGACAGCGGCTACGGCACCTTCACGATGACCGCGTCCGGGCTGTGGACCTACACGCTCGACAACAACAATGGCGTGGTCGACGCGCTGAATGTCGGCGAAACGCTCACCGACCATTTCACGGTGACGTCGATCGACGGCACTACGCAAGAGATATCGATCGCCATCCATGGTGCCAGCGACGCGGACCCCAACGACTTCGACAATCTGGCGGTGGGATCAACTGTCGTATCCGATCCGCCGTTTGTCTACGGAACACCCGGTAGCGACAGTGTTGCCGGCGGCGGCAGCATTTCCCAAATCGTCTATGGGGGCGCGGGCGACGATACCCTCAATGGAACAGGCGTGAACGACACCATCTACGGCGGATCCGGCAACGACACGATCAAGGGCAACAACGGCGACGACGTCATCTACGGCGGCTCCGGACAAGACAAGATCGACGGCAGCAACGGCAACGACATCATCATCGGCGGGTTCGGCGCGGACAAGCTCTCGGGCGGCAACGGCGATGACGTCTTCGTCTATCTGTCGGTGGCGGATTCCAGGGCCGGCCGGTTCGATACGATCTCCGATTTCGTGTCGGGGACCGACAAGATCGATTTGACGGCGCTCGGCGCGCTGGGATTCGTAATCCTTGCATTGAACTCGACAAGCTCGTCGGTGCCGCCGCACACCATCGCCTGGATCTACGACAGCTCAGCCAACGAAACCGTCGTGTATGTCAACTCGACCGATCAGACCCTCCAGATCGGCGATTCCAGCCTGCTGGAAGTTCATCTCCAGGGTATCGCAACCATCGATTCGTCGGACTTCATCGTCGATCAAGCCGCGGCCCCGGTCCTGGCGGTCAGCGACACCCTCGATCCGGCCGCCGCCACGCTAGGCGACGCGGCGGTGATGGCATCCAGCACCTCCGACGCTCCCATCAAGGCGACGAACAGCGATGGCCCTGTTTCGTTGAACGGAAGCGTGACAGCAATCGATGTGAGCTCGTTCTTCGATGTGGGTCGCGATCACGGCGCCTGGAGCAATGAGATCACCGCGTTCGCCGCGGACGAGACTGCAACACCACCCAGCCACGCGGAAGCGGCGGTCTTTTCACTATCGATGGAGCCCTTCAAATTCGTCTTCGAACCGTCCGGGACCGACGACAGCATCCATCCGAAGGGATTTGGCGCAACCGGCATGTCCGAGCCAAATCATCCCGCAGCTTTCAGCATGCCGGATCTGCTCCCTGCCATCGAACAGCATCTCGGCAACAGCAAGGCCGCGGAGTCTCCTGGCCATATCAGTCTTGCCGATACCGGGAGCGCCCTCGATGCCGACGTCCAGAAGGGCCACGTGAACGACGGCAACGCTCATTCGAACCCGCCACAGGCAAGCGAACACAGTCATGCTGTGATGGAGGCGCCCGACAAATCCAATGACCAGCCGCATTCTGCGGCAGACGACCCGTCACCCCCACACGGAAAATCGCAGGCAAATCCGCCCGGACAGGGCGATTCCTTCAAGTTCCTGAATCCGGCGATCGTGAGCTCGGGTATGGAATTTTTAGACGATCACGCGACGCCGCCCGGTCATCAGGAAAACACAGCGCATACCCCCCACGGCCATGGCAACGTCGCGACAGCCGACGACAGTCCGCTGCTGGACGACAGCACACACGTCCCGCCCGGCTTGGCCGTGTCTCATGGGCAGCATGGCCATGCTCCGCATGATCTTCTGGTGTGA
- a CDS encoding LysM domain-containing protein, which produces MIDPRRLVVLAAVALLALNPGLAAASPAKPKPAAIPAVAPPPPAPPVEPLPPPKIYLFRGAMGPIFSTGIDRLSEKLTAAGFSADVYEFTLCRLIGNRAIASYKESPAPIVLIGHSMGGLCSILISEMAAKENVPISLVITIDPAHATDDVPLNVERFINIFLSDSVLGGGDVVAVPGFRGHYASYDLKLNSRVSHINIEKSDDIHRQIVEMVTQLPRIPLQTQADAVPLRYLVPADTLVELWDSGVRVPVRAGDTMESIAATHRVPLWTLAQSNSLAENAQLIPGQTVIVPRHLTPPEPAAAMVAPPPARRK; this is translated from the coding sequence ATGATTGATCCAAGGCGACTTGTGGTGTTGGCAGCTGTTGCGCTGCTCGCCTTGAATCCCGGTCTGGCCGCAGCCTCGCCTGCCAAGCCGAAGCCGGCTGCAATCCCCGCTGTCGCGCCGCCGCCTCCTGCGCCGCCGGTCGAGCCGCTGCCGCCGCCCAAGATCTATCTGTTCCGCGGCGCCATGGGGCCGATCTTCTCCACCGGCATCGACCGGCTCAGCGAGAAGCTGACCGCGGCCGGCTTCTCGGCCGACGTCTACGAATTCACCTTGTGCCGCCTGATCGGCAACCGCGCCATCGCCAGCTACAAGGAGAGCCCGGCGCCGATCGTGCTGATCGGCCATTCCATGGGCGGACTGTGCTCGATCCTCATCTCGGAGATGGCGGCCAAGGAGAACGTCCCGATCAGCCTCGTCATCACCATCGACCCCGCGCATGCGACCGACGACGTGCCGCTCAACGTCGAGCGCTTCATCAACATATTCCTCTCCGACAGTGTGCTCGGCGGCGGCGATGTGGTGGCCGTGCCCGGCTTTCGTGGCCATTACGCGAGCTACGACCTGAAACTGAACAGCCGTGTCTCGCACATCAACATCGAGAAGTCCGACGACATCCATCGCCAGATCGTCGAGATGGTGACGCAGCTGCCGCGCATTCCTCTGCAGACCCAGGCCGACGCGGTGCCGCTGCGCTATCTCGTGCCCGCCGATACGCTGGTCGAATTATGGGACAGCGGCGTGCGCGTGCCGGTACGTGCCGGAGACACGATGGAAAGCATTGCGGCGACCCATCGCGTGCCACTGTGGACACTCGCGCAGAGCAACTCGCTTGCGGAGAATGCGCAGCTCATCCCAGGCCAGACCGTCATCGTCCCGCGCCATCTGACGCCGCCGGAGCCAGCGGCCGCGATGGTGGCGCCGCCGCCTGCCCGGCGGAAGTAG